ccaaaatttgacagaaatgtcatttggacgacatactaaacaatgacattttagtcactgtgatgctccaaagtgggcgtgtttttttgccttcttttgactgtttcccattcatgtgtatgtggaaattatctttgtgatttttgtcacatttggtaATTCAAAATGCTTTGAAAAGTCATAACACACCATTTTCAATCAAATctcacgttttgatataacatgtgtgggggttttctcaaaactacGGGAGGAGAACCTTAAAAAAttcaccctttaaaagagaaTAACTCATAAGCCCCTCCCACTCCCTGTCTCCCCCCCTCTtccaaaaatctgtttttagaCAAAGTATTTAGACATagtggtattttggtggaatcaacctttaaaacatcaagttttaaagcagagagagagagacaccctAAGcctaattaataattaaactaCATTAATTAACTtaaactaattaattaattgtattAATCTCTGTATCCTTTgttctctttatttttcataaatcTCTGAATCTTTTATTAATCTCTGTATCCTTGTAAATACCACCTTGTGTACACATGATGTGTTTATATtctacatacatatttatatatttgcaCTTTTCTACTCCTCATGAACCTGcactatttgtttttattgtttatatacACCAAACCTTCATTGCACACGTTCTTTACTTTTCAATGACAATAAactttaatctaatctaattatAAACTttagttattctttttttaccaACCAATTACGGCACCTTCAGGAAATTATAATTTAtgattactattattgttattattgtttttaatattattacttttatgattattatttttattattatcataataactGACTAAATTATTGAGTGGTGAATAAAGTATGTGGTCTTTAAACAAGGCATCTTGAGTCCGTTCCATCAGACAGAGTCCGCGCCAGTCTTTGCGCATGTCTCCTCCTTTTAAAGCCtctggaaggaaggaaagaggagaaaagggagGCGACCGCTCAAATACAATGATCTCTGCAGCTGCCAGCGACAATCCGAAGGCCGACTATCTCCAGTACGAAACCCGCTGCTGCCCCGCTGACTCCCCCGCCTCATCGTCCCCTGAAGCCGGCCAGCTGAGCCGAAGGCGGGACACTCAGACAACCAGCGGCTGCAGCATCAACAACCCGGAGgagagcggcggcggcggcagcagcatcCAGCCtctggtctcctcctcctcctgcatcaTGACATCGGGGGAGTTTATGCAGAGTGCGCCGCTGCTGGCGCACAGATCCAAGAGGAGCCTGATGTACAAAGCGctctgcttcctgctgctgGTCTTCCAGGGCGGCGTCCTGGACTTCTACCTCATCATCTTCACGGACCTGTACTGGTGCTCGTGGATCGCCACGGACCTGGTGGTGATCTCCGGCTGGGGGATTTTCTTCATGAAGAACGCGCGGAGCAAGAGGGAGCGGGCCTGCGGCTTCCACCAGAAGAGCTCCATCTTCGGCTGCAACCTGGGCGAGTTCACCTACGCCTACCTGGCCTGGCTCATCTACGTCATTGCCTGCACCCCGAAGGTGGTGCTCGTCCTGGAGACCTCCATTCTGGACCTGGTGGCGCTCAAGGTCCCGTGCGGCGCCACCGGCTTCAAGATCGTGGTGCTGCTCTCAGCGCCGCTGCTCTTCTGCCTCATCAACTCCATCATCGAGGACGCGAACGGCGCGACGCGGCACCACTCCCACAGCTGCTTCACCAGCACCTGCCTGGACCTGCTGGACAGCTTC
The nucleotide sequence above comes from Solea senegalensis isolate Sse05_10M linkage group LG3, IFAPA_SoseM_1, whole genome shotgun sequence. Encoded proteins:
- the tmem121b gene encoding transmembrane protein 121B, which codes for MISAAASDNPKADYLQYETRCCPADSPASSSPEAGQLSRRRDTQTTSGCSINNPEESGGGGSSIQPLVSSSSCIMTSGEFMQSAPLLAHRSKRSLMYKALCFLLLVFQGGVLDFYLIIFTDLYWCSWIATDLVVISGWGIFFMKNARSKRERACGFHQKSSIFGCNLGEFTYAYLAWLIYVIACTPKVVLVLETSILDLVALKVPCGATGFKIVVLLSAPLLFCLINSIIEDANGATRHHSHSCFTSTCLDLLDSFTLLEMLLRNEIPTLYLKYTVISVYFVALAVPVIWLYELTVSELRCRWLWARFSTGLLVNAPLLVVRCFQVYVYKMPVSVFMFKNIFFLACTLLELLEQCAAVRGVRRLTGGGNPAQFSHCVSENDMCPHGYVNTLAVTQS